In Ovis canadensis isolate MfBH-ARS-UI-01 breed Bighorn chromosome 11, ARS-UI_OviCan_v2, whole genome shotgun sequence, one genomic interval encodes:
- the LOC138414807 gene encoding uncharacterized protein — MVFGLVGFPLLEKSSLVNRERRGTTPRGRSQVRARAPHRPSPVTSASGLPAGGVGERGCSLKSFKNKNKTKPSWCSGYSCRRLEQLGLGRRCRRLSPDRRPSVPGLLAQSAPRRVSPRLRRLGHCSRLLAGLWKPPCLNAAPADVTAACDQSAARGPSVNHPASPGWGECRETAFRGSVAAATAALRGAGGGQRGARVPSCSGVSASPLRDLPSPWGSRGRTVWRGASSQHQALEASACEDDTVLFGAGVQAGWLVSLLLERGRGTIWKDSSDDRFAVALEL; from the exons ATGGTCTTTGGTTTGGTCgg GTTTCCCCTTTTGGAGAAGAGTTCTCTTGTCAACCGAGAGCGGAGAGGGACAACTCCGCGCGGACGCAGCCAGGTGCGCGCGCGCGCTCCCCACCGCCCCAGCCCCGTCACCTCGGCCAGTGGCCTGCCGG cgGGAGGAGTCGGGGAGAGGGGGTGTAGCTTGaagagctttaaaaacaaaaacaaaacaaaaccgtCCTGGTGCAGCGGCTACAGTTGTAGGCGGCTGGAACAGCTCGGCCTGGGCCGCCGCTGTCGCCGGCTGTCCCCGGACAGGCGTCCCTCTGTCCCTGGTCTCCTGGCCCAGTCCGCCCCCCGGCGCGTCTCTCCCCGGCTCCGGCGGCTCGGTCACTGCTCCCGGCTGTTGGCTGGGCTCTGGAAGCCCCCTTGCCTTAATGCAGCGCCCGCCGACGTCACGGCGGCCTGCGACCAATCAGCGGCTCGAGGTCCCTCTGTAAACCATCCTGCATCTCCCGGCTGGGGAGAGTGCCGGGAGACCGCGTTTCGAGGATCAGTGGCGGCTGCCACCGCGGCCCTGCGCGGTGCGGGCGGCGGGCAGCGAGGTGCCCGGGTCCCCTCCTGCTCCG GGGTTTCCGCCAGTCCCCTTCGGGATCTGCCTTCCCCTTGGGGGAGCAGAGGGAGGACTGTGTGGAGAG GAGCCAGCTCACAGCACCAGGCTCTGGAGGCTTCAGCATGTGAAGACGATACAGTCCTTTTTGGTGCTGGCGTTCAAGCAGGTTGGCTGGTATCGCTGCTGCTGGAGAGGGGCCGGGGGACTATCTGGAAAGATAGTTCTGATGACCGCTTTGCT gtaGCCCTAGAGCTCTGA